The following are encoded together in the Cynocephalus volans isolate mCynVol1 chromosome 4, mCynVol1.pri, whole genome shotgun sequence genome:
- the LOC134375929 gene encoding putative olfactory receptor 2W6, with the protein MNVGKNNNSYLQAFVLVGFSDRPQLEIILFVFILLFYILALVDNSAIILLSIMDARLHTPMYFFLGKLSFLDLCFTTSIVPQLLWNLWGPEKTITYHGCVAQLYIYMVLGSTECVLLAVMSYDRYVAICRPLHYTVVMHPRLCLQLVTVAWCCGFLNSFVMCPQTMQLSRCGRRRVDHFLCEMPALIAMSCEDTMLVEAFAFVLGVALLLVPLSLILISYGMISAAVLRIKSAAGRKKAFNTCSSHLTVVSLFYGTIIYMYLQPANSYSRDQGKFLTLFYTVVTPSVNPLIYTLRNKNVKGAMKKLLGKHGSADIFLIYQVYFP; encoded by the exons ATGAATGTGGGAAAGAACAATAACAGTTACCTACAGGCATTCGTCCTGGTGGGCTTTTCTGATCGGCCGCAACTGGAGataattctctttgtttttatcttactCTTCTACATCCTGGCCCTGGTGGACAACAGTGCCATCATCCTCTTATCGATCATGGACGCCAGGCTTCACACACCCATGTACTTCTTTCTAGGGAAACTGTCTTTCTTGGACCTCTGCTTTACAACAAGCATTGTCCCCCAGCTGCTCTGGAACCTTTGGGGCCCAGAGAAGACCATCACCTACCATGGCTGTGTGGCCCAACTCTACATCTACATGGTGTTGGGCTCAACTGAGTGTGTCCTTCTGGCTGTCATGTCCTATgatcgctatgtggccatctgccgGCCCTTGCACTACACCGTGGTCATGCACCCACGTCTCTGTCTGCAGCTGGTGACTGTGGCCTGGTGCTGTGGCTTTCTAAACTCCTTTGTCATGTGTCCACAAACGATGCAACTCTCCCGGTGTGGGCGTCGCAGGGTGGACCACTTTCTGTGTGAGATGCCTGCTCTCATTGCTATGTCCTGTGAAGACACCATGCTAGTGGAAGCATTCGCCTTTGTCCTGGGGGTTGCCCTTCTCCTGGTGCCCCTCTCCCTGATCCTCATCTCCTATGGCATGATCTCTGCTGCTGTGCTGAGGATCAAGTCAGCAGCAGGGCGCAAGAAGGCCTTCAACACCTGCTCGTCCCACCTGACGGTGGTCTCCCTCTTCTACGGGACCATCATCTACATGTACCTGCAGCCGGCCAACAGCTACTCCCGAGATCAGGGCAAGTTCCTTAccctcttctacactgttgtcACTCCCAGTGTCAACCCCCTCATCTATACTCTGAGGAACAAGAATGTGAAGGGGGCGATGAAGAAGCTCCTGGG taaacatgggagtgcagatatctttttgatataCCAAGTTTATTTTCCTTAG